A stretch of Pseudoprevotella muciniphila DNA encodes these proteins:
- a CDS encoding glucose-6-phosphate isomerase → MEFIKLDMSATVPFLSAGAVEKLEEKALAARMALEDGTCKGNDFIGWLHLPTSISAEFIAEINETAKVLRENCDTIVVAGIGGSYLGARAVIEALGNSFAWLANKGENPNILFAGNNISEDYLAEMTTYLKGQKFGVINISKSGTTTETALAFRLLKKQCEEQRGKDMARKVIVAITDAKRGAARTTADKEGYKSFVIPDNVGGRFSVLTPVGLLPIACAGFDIAELVRGAQDMEKVTAHDVPFAENIAAQYAAVRNALYQSGKKIEILANYQPKLHSMNEWWKQLYGESEGKGGKGIFPAAVDLTTDLHSMGQWIQDGERTIFETVISVENAEHELLFPHDEENLDGLNFLEGKRVDEVNKMAELGTRLAHIDGGVPNIRIIMPRLNAYYVGQLIYFFEVGCGISGQLIDVNPFDQPGVEDYKRNMFALLEKPGYEEETKAIKARLNG, encoded by the coding sequence ATGGAATTTATTAAATTAGACATGAGTGCAACGGTGCCGTTCCTTAGTGCTGGAGCAGTGGAAAAATTAGAGGAAAAGGCACTTGCTGCCCGTATGGCATTGGAGGATGGTACCTGCAAGGGCAATGACTTCATAGGTTGGCTGCATCTGCCTACATCCATCAGTGCAGAATTCATTGCTGAAATCAATGAAACCGCCAAAGTGTTGCGCGAGAACTGCGACACGATCGTTGTGGCAGGTATCGGTGGATCTTATCTTGGTGCAAGAGCCGTGATCGAGGCACTTGGCAACAGTTTTGCCTGGTTGGCTAACAAGGGCGAAAATCCCAACATCCTCTTTGCAGGAAACAACATCAGCGAAGACTATCTTGCTGAGATGACGACTTACCTTAAAGGGCAGAAATTCGGCGTTATCAATATCAGCAAATCCGGTACTACCACAGAAACAGCACTGGCTTTCCGCCTGCTCAAGAAGCAGTGCGAGGAACAGCGTGGCAAGGATATGGCGCGCAAAGTCATCGTTGCCATTACGGATGCCAAGCGTGGTGCTGCCCGTACCACAGCCGACAAGGAAGGCTACAAGAGTTTCGTTATTCCAGACAACGTGGGCGGTCGTTTCAGTGTGCTTACCCCGGTAGGCCTGCTTCCCATTGCCTGTGCAGGCTTCGACATAGCCGAACTGGTGCGCGGTGCACAGGACATGGAAAAGGTAACGGCTCACGACGTGCCATTTGCCGAAAACATTGCCGCACAGTATGCTGCCGTTCGCAATGCACTCTATCAAAGCGGGAAGAAAATAGAAATCCTCGCCAACTACCAGCCAAAACTTCATTCGATGAACGAATGGTGGAAACAACTCTACGGTGAGAGCGAAGGCAAGGGCGGCAAGGGCATTTTCCCCGCAGCAGTTGACCTGACCACCGACCTCCACTCCATGGGACAGTGGATACAGGACGGCGAGAGAACCATTTTCGAAACAGTAATCTCTGTAGAAAACGCCGAGCACGAACTCCTCTTCCCGCATGACGAAGAGAACCTCGACGGACTGAACTTCCTCGAAGGAAAACGTGTGGACGAAGTCAACAAAATGGCAGAACTCGGCACACGCCTCGCTCATATCGATGGTGGTGTGCCTAATATCCGCATCATCATGCCTCGACTCAATGCCTACTATGTGGGACAACTCATCTACTTCTTTGAAGTGGGATGCGGCATCAGTGGTCAGTTGATTGACGTCAATCCGTTCGACCAGCCGGGCGTGGAAGATTACAAGAGAAACATGTTTGCCCTCCTCGAAAAGCCCGGTTATGAGGAAGAAACAAAAGCCATCAAGGCAAGACTGAATGGTTAG
- a CDS encoding SEL1-like repeat protein, producing MKRIFILLTFAALSTNVLAQNNASHRVDSLTALANQGYVDAILELGKMYFYGEGVQVDNNKAFEYFSKAASFLKEAVYFLGVCYNNGEGVEKDTIKAFSLFEEALPWVMEEAEKSNPDAQRIYGKYFSNGWIVEKDKTCAVEWYRKAADQGNAQVQLNLAGCYYNGEGVTQDYTEAVKWLRKAAEQGNARAQYNIGFCCYNGEGVTKDYTESVKWWCKAAEQGLAESQGALGFCYYYGNGVTQDYSEAVKWYRKAAEQGDAQAQYNLGECYYNGEGVTIDYTEAVKWYTKAAGQGLSNAQFKLDYCYKYGKGVNKTEAITWFRNVAEQGDAMTQCDFGNRYFNGDGVPQDYAEAVKWYRKAAEQGFAEAQYNLGKCYANGNGVSQDYAEAVKWYNMAAEQGNAEAQCNIGAYYYGGLGVSQSYTEAVKWFRKAAEQGYALAQVLLGVCYENGQGASQSYTEAMNWYRKAVEQGNAFGQNALGYSYENGNGVSQSYAEAVKWYRKAAEQGNADGQCKLGWFYANGQGVSQSYAEAVKWYRKSADQGNAFAQYSLGYSYENGNGVPQSYAEAFKWYRKSAEQGNADGQCKLGWFYDNGQGVSQSYTEAVKWYRKAANQGNTSAQFSIGCSYQNGQGVQQNYAEAFKWWKKAADNGHAGAQCNVGWCYEHGKGVKQDKRIAIVWYKSAAKNGDEVAKENLRNLGESW from the coding sequence ATGAAAAGAATCTTTATACTATTGACATTTGCTGCACTTTCGACGAATGTGCTTGCGCAGAATAACGCATCACATCGGGTAGATTCCCTTACCGCACTTGCCAATCAGGGATATGTAGATGCCATCCTTGAATTGGGCAAAATGTATTTCTATGGCGAAGGTGTGCAAGTAGATAACAATAAAGCCTTTGAATACTTCTCCAAGGCGGCATCGTTTTTGAAAGAAGCGGTGTATTTTTTAGGAGTATGTTATAATAATGGAGAAGGTGTTGAGAAAGATACTATTAAAGCCTTCTCACTTTTTGAGGAGGCACTACCATGGGTGATGGAAGAGGCTGAAAAAAGTAATCCGGATGCGCAAAGAATTTATGGTAAATATTTCTCGAACGGCTGGATTGTTGAAAAAGATAAAACTTGTGCTGTGGAATGGTACCGCAAGGCGGCAGACCAAGGGAATGCACAAGTACAACTCAATCTTGCAGGCTGCTATTACAATGGAGAAGGTGTAACACAAGACTATACCGAAGCTGTGAAATGGTTGCGCAAAGCAGCAGAGCAAGGAAATGCGAGAGCACAATATAACATCGGTTTCTGCTGTTACAATGGCGAAGGAGTAACAAAAGACTATACTGAATCCGTGAAATGGTGGTGCAAGGCTGCAGAGCAAGGACTTGCCGAATCACAAGGCGCCCTCGGTTTCTGCTATTACTATGGCAATGGTGTTACACAAGACTATTCCGAAGCCGTGAAATGGTACCGCAAGGCGGCAGAGCAAGGAGATGCACAAGCACAATACAATCTTGGTGAGTGCTATTACAACGGAGAAGGAGTTACAATAGATTATACGGAAGCAGTTAAATGGTATACTAAGGCTGCAGGGCAAGGATTATCAAATGCACAGTTTAAACTCGATTACTGCTATAAGTATGGTAAAGGCGTAAATAAAACAGAAGCGATTACGTGGTTTCGCAATGTAGCAGAGCAAGGAGATGCAATGACACAATGCGATTTCGGTAATCGCTATTTCAATGGCGATGGAGTTCCACAAGATTATGCAGAAGCTGTGAAATGGTATCGTAAGGCTGCAGAACAAGGCTTTGCAGAGGCGCAATACAATCTCGGTAAGTGTTATGCCAATGGCAATGGTGTTTCGCAAGACTACGCAGAAGCTGTGAAATGGTATAATATGGCCGCAGAGCAAGGAAATGCAGAGGCACAATGCAACATAGGCGCCTACTATTATGGTGGTCTAGGTGTGTCTCAGAGTTATACTGAAGCAGTTAAATGGTTCCGCAAGGCTGCGGAGCAAGGATATGCATTGGCACAAGTACTTCTCGGTGTCTGCTATGAAAATGGACAAGGTGCATCTCAAAGTTATACTGAAGCCATGAACTGGTACCGAAAGGCTGTGGAGCAAGGGAATGCGTTTGGACAAAATGCTCTTGGATATTCCTATGAAAACGGCAATGGTGTTTCTCAAAGTTATGCCGAAGCCGTGAAATGGTACCGCAAAGCGGCAGAACAAGGAAATGCAGATGGGCAGTGCAAACTTGGTTGGTTCTATGCTAATGGTCAAGGCGTGTCACAGAGTTATGCCGAAGCCGTGAAATGGTACCGCAAATCGGCAGATCAAGGAAATGCTTTTGCGCAATATAGTCTTGGATATTCCTATGAAAATGGCAATGGTGTTCCTCAGAGTTATGCAGAAGCCTTTAAATGGTACCGCAAATCGGCAGAACAAGGAAATGCTGATGGGCAGTGCAAACTTGGTTGGTTCTATGATAATGGTCAAGGCGTGTCACAGAGTTATACTGAAGCCGTGAAATGGTATCGCAAGGCGGCAAATCAAGGTAATACTTCTGCACAATTCAGCATTGGATGTTCTTATCAAAATGGTCAAGGCGTACAACAGAATTATGCCGAGGCTTTCAAATGGTGGAAGAAGGCGGCAGATAATGGTCATGCTGGGGCGCAATGTAACGTCGGGTGGTGCTACGAACATGGAAAAGGCGTCAAGCAAGACAAACGCATTGCCATTGTGTGGTATAAAAGTGCGGCGAAGAATGGTGATGAAGTGGCAAAGGAGAACTTAAGAAACTTAGGCGAAAGTTGGTAG
- the xerA gene encoding site-specific tyrosine recombinase/integron integrase, whose amino-acid sequence MIDNLINEIEQAMLNVLDNEQLSQLRKVLDYTFRNVSVTKKESVHTESNNQALIDNFIAAKKVEGCSDKSISYYKSTINNALLRIEKEVVHITTDDLRGYLNQYQEESGASKVTVDNIRRILSSFFSWLEEENYIVKSPVRRIHKVKVGKTVKETYTDEALEQMRDHCSNIRDLALIDLLASTGMRVDELVRLNKRDIDYQNRECVVTGKGDKQRKVYFDARTKIHLQKYVNSRTDTNDALFVSLLAPNNRLEISGVEIRLRRLGRELNIPKVHPHKFRRTLATMAIDKGMPIEQVQHLLGHQSLDTTLQYAMVNQNNVKLSHHKFIG is encoded by the coding sequence ATGATTGACAATTTAATTAATGAAATAGAACAGGCAATGCTCAATGTTCTTGATAACGAGCAGTTAAGCCAGTTGCGAAAGGTGCTCGATTACACTTTCCGCAATGTTTCCGTGACCAAGAAGGAATCTGTACACACAGAAAGTAACAACCAGGCTCTTATTGACAATTTCATAGCTGCTAAAAAGGTGGAGGGGTGTTCAGATAAGTCTATCTCCTACTACAAGAGCACCATCAATAATGCGCTATTGAGGATTGAGAAAGAAGTTGTGCATATCACCACCGATGACCTACGAGGCTATTTGAACCAGTATCAGGAAGAAAGTGGTGCAAGTAAGGTGACGGTTGACAACATCCGTCGTATTCTTTCAAGCTTCTTCTCATGGTTGGAAGAAGAGAACTACATAGTTAAGAGTCCTGTACGCCGAATCCACAAAGTAAAAGTCGGTAAGACCGTTAAGGAAACCTATACTGATGAAGCCTTAGAGCAGATGCGCGACCATTGCTCCAATATACGTGACCTTGCTCTAATAGATCTGCTCGCTTCCACAGGAATGAGAGTAGACGAACTGGTACGGCTCAACAAACGTGATATTGACTATCAGAATAGAGAATGTGTTGTTACGGGTAAGGGCGATAAGCAACGAAAGGTTTACTTCGATGCTCGTACCAAGATACACCTTCAGAAGTATGTGAATAGCCGTACTGACACAAATGATGCGCTCTTTGTGTCATTATTGGCCCCAAATAACCGCTTAGAAATAAGCGGTGTAGAAATCCGTCTGCGACGACTTGGACGAGAGTTGAACATACCTAAAGTTCACCCTCACAAGTTCCGTCGTACTCTCGCTACAATGGCAATAGATAAAGGCATGCCCATCGAGCAAGTCCAGCATCTTTTAGGCCATCAAAGTCTCGATACAACATTGCAGTACGCAATGGTGAATCAGAACAATGTTAAATTGTCTCACCATAAATTCATTGGATAG
- a CDS encoding P-loop ATPase, Sll1717 family, which translates to MAFFNKNKTDRHNSGRTTRWVSLGKTEAEGEKDGLKKYYDDILHISDAIYDGKFIITGRKGVGKSAYVQYLMNNSEHEKDLFCKVITNDAIDLEKIIQSVPEGVGNRDEIVYEWIILTGFVQLILQSEIGKYTNEYNSLEKFQKKNSGLVDVEKWMVLEENVKDGYSVNFSSLLIKGFSTFFSKDFSQKTMRAPFYKLIHPLREILAKMFGFQVYENCDFVLIFDDLDVNFNLNDINHKRRLLSLLRITKKYNTQIFTNKNVRVLNMLRDDISAQLDGVSPDKNKAFSSYEYNLNWYDFDKNGQETDTGLRKFINKRIKFAFDDFKIPYDRIDPWQTLVQNDASEAYRGKTAFKYILDFTFYRPRDLVALFRNISDKYYKMPLSPQDIKTLIKEYLPWNIAEIKDELSNLYNTMEIEKIFHVFRTMAVPNSQWTYSSILEIFTNEGLLEKDFNKMVEYNFIIPKSETNYQYFSYREKPRISRADNYFYCLPKCIYEYYNDNI; encoded by the coding sequence ATGGCATTTTTCAATAAAAACAAAACAGATCGTCATAATAGTGGGAGAACTACAAGATGGGTTTCCTTAGGGAAAACAGAAGCTGAAGGAGAGAAGGATGGTCTCAAAAAATATTATGATGACATCCTTCACATTTCAGATGCCATTTATGATGGTAAATTTATTATTACAGGAAGAAAAGGTGTTGGAAAATCTGCATATGTGCAATATTTGATGAATAATTCAGAGCACGAAAAAGATTTATTTTGTAAAGTAATTACAAATGATGCTATCGATTTAGAAAAAATCATACAGTCAGTTCCAGAAGGAGTAGGTAATAGAGATGAAATTGTTTATGAATGGATTATTTTAACAGGATTTGTTCAACTTATCTTACAATCAGAAATCGGAAAATATACAAATGAATATAATTCATTAGAGAAATTTCAAAAAAAGAATAGCGGGTTAGTTGACGTTGAAAAATGGATGGTGTTAGAAGAAAACGTTAAAGATGGGTATAGTGTAAATTTCTCTTCACTACTCATAAAAGGCTTCTCAACCTTTTTTTCAAAGGACTTCTCCCAGAAAACAATGAGAGCCCCATTTTATAAGCTAATACATCCTCTACGAGAAATACTTGCTAAAATGTTTGGATTTCAGGTGTATGAGAATTGTGATTTTGTACTTATATTTGATGATTTAGATGTAAACTTTAATCTTAATGATATTAACCACAAAAGAAGATTATTGTCTTTATTGCGTATCACAAAAAAATATAATACACAGATATTTACGAATAAAAATGTACGCGTTTTAAATATGCTGAGAGACGATATTTCAGCACAACTGGATGGGGTGTCTCCAGATAAAAATAAAGCTTTTAGTTCTTACGAATATAATTTGAATTGGTATGACTTTGATAAAAACGGCCAAGAAACTGATACGGGCTTAAGAAAATTCATCAATAAAAGAATAAAATTCGCTTTTGATGACTTTAAAATACCTTACGACAGAATAGATCCTTGGCAGACGCTTGTGCAGAACGACGCAAGCGAAGCATATAGGGGAAAAACAGCTTTCAAATATATATTAGACTTTACATTCTATAGACCAAGAGATTTAGTTGCCTTATTTAGAAATATTTCTGATAAATATTACAAGATGCCTTTATCTCCTCAAGATATTAAAACTCTTATCAAGGAATATCTGCCATGGAATATTGCAGAAATCAAAGATGAACTATCTAATTTATATAATACGATGGAAATTGAAAAGATATTCCATGTATTCAGAACAATGGCAGTTCCAAATTCGCAATGGACTTATTCTTCAATTTTAGAAATCTTTACAAATGAAGGTCTTTTAGAGAAGGATTTTAATAAAATGGTAGAATATAATTTCATTATACCAAAGTCTGAAACTAATTATCAATACTTTTCATATCGAGAAAAACCAAGAATAAGCAGAGCTGATAATTATTTTTATTGCTTGCCAAAATGTATATACGAATACTATAATGACAATATCTAA
- a CDS encoding lipoprotein N-acyltransferase Lnb domain-containing protein produces MNFRIVILLLAILLMPMHDMVAQETSEPDSVLHISLLTSAPGPDIHEAYGHTAIRARISGTDYDWAFNYGVFTYEESLFFWHFILGKAEFMCCAFPTDIYLEVYAKEGRWVDEQEINLTEEEKYELLRLLEINVLDKGWKYQYSFLYDNCTTRAYEKIVEAVSGNVVLPKENNSKTFRELLHEFAGPDEWSGFAADLVMGNEVEQTPSVRQMMFLPMYAESTLDKIKIQNPDGSVRPFVKSKERHQPVAKGDRNLLPFRPLHFAVLLLIAAIALTMYEKWKKTYVKWFDVALMLFQGLLGVIVMILLLFSHHPAVSSNWNALWLNILPLLALPFMFRKKKSVILTVLFAIIIVLLLAFFVIGAAGVQEIPLAAYLLALTLLIRYTNAFLLVRNSPAKETAQVEEKSLPKKHKKNKKR; encoded by the coding sequence TTGAATTTTCGTATAGTCATATTGCTCTTAGCCATCCTCTTGATGCCGATGCATGACATGGTTGCGCAAGAGACGTCCGAGCCCGACAGTGTGCTTCATATCAGTCTTCTGACGAGTGCGCCGGGCCCCGACATACATGAGGCATACGGACACACGGCTATCAGGGCACGCATCTCCGGCACAGACTATGACTGGGCATTCAACTATGGCGTATTCACCTACGAGGAAAGCCTTTTCTTCTGGCATTTCATTTTGGGAAAGGCGGAATTCATGTGCTGCGCCTTTCCTACAGATATTTATTTGGAGGTCTATGCGAAGGAAGGCCGATGGGTGGACGAGCAGGAAATCAATCTTACAGAGGAGGAGAAGTATGAACTGCTCAGATTGCTTGAAATCAACGTGTTAGACAAGGGATGGAAGTATCAATACAGTTTTCTTTATGATAACTGCACAACCCGTGCCTACGAAAAGATTGTAGAGGCAGTAAGCGGGAATGTGGTTCTGCCCAAGGAAAACAACAGCAAGACATTTCGTGAGTTGCTGCATGAATTTGCCGGTCCTGACGAATGGTCCGGTTTTGCTGCCGACCTCGTGATGGGGAACGAAGTGGAACAGACACCGTCAGTCAGGCAAATGATGTTCTTGCCGATGTATGCAGAGAGCACCCTCGACAAAATCAAAATACAGAATCCTGATGGCAGTGTGCGTCCTTTCGTGAAGTCGAAAGAGCGTCATCAGCCTGTAGCGAAGGGCGACAGAAATCTTCTGCCTTTCCGTCCTTTACATTTTGCCGTGCTTCTGCTCATTGCGGCAATAGCCCTGACGATGTATGAAAAGTGGAAGAAGACTTATGTCAAGTGGTTTGACGTGGCTCTGATGCTCTTTCAGGGCTTGTTGGGTGTCATTGTCATGATACTTCTTCTGTTTAGCCATCATCCTGCGGTAAGCAGCAACTGGAATGCACTTTGGCTGAACATTCTGCCGCTTTTGGCGCTGCCATTTATGTTCAGGAAGAAAAAATCAGTCATTTTGACCGTCCTGTTTGCCATAATTATTGTACTTTTACTCGCATTTTTTGTGATAGGTGCGGCAGGCGTGCAGGAAATACCCCTTGCAGCATACCTTTTGGCACTGACTTTGCTGATAAGATATACCAATGCGTTTCTCCTCGTGCGTAACAGTCCGGCTAAGGAAACGGCGCAAGTTGAAGAAAAATCATTGCCTAAGAAGCATAAAAAGAATAAGAAACGTTGA
- a CDS encoding restriction endonuclease subunit S produces the protein MSQFIEMFGKATERVELSSLCDTFIDGDWIEAKDQSDSGIRLIQTGNVGVGEYKDKEDKARYISEETFTRLNCTEVFEGDILISRLPDPVGRACSIPGGLGKSITAVDCTIIRLNEKVLPKYFISFTNTPDYAMQIKKVLSGTTRLRVSRANLGKIQVPLPSKDEQQTFVEIAD, from the coding sequence ATGTCGCAATTTATCGAGATGTTCGGCAAAGCTACTGAAAGGGTCGAATTATCTTCTTTATGCGATACATTCATTGATGGGGACTGGATTGAAGCAAAAGATCAATCTGATTCTGGAATAAGACTAATTCAGACTGGAAATGTTGGCGTGGGCGAGTATAAAGATAAAGAAGATAAAGCCCGATACATAAGTGAGGAAACCTTCACTCGCCTCAATTGTACTGAGGTTTTTGAAGGAGATATTCTGATCTCACGTTTGCCCGATCCAGTGGGTCGTGCATGCTCTATCCCAGGAGGTTTGGGCAAATCCATTACAGCCGTTGATTGTACAATTATAAGACTCAACGAAAAGGTCTTGCCCAAGTACTTCATTTCGTTCACTAACACTCCTGATTATGCGATGCAGATAAAGAAAGTTCTCAGTGGCACTACAAGACTTCGTGTTAGCAGAGCAAATCTTGGTAAAATCCAAGTTCCTCTCCCTTCTAAGGACGAGCAACAAACATTTGTAGAGATAGCAGATTAG
- a CDS encoding HAD family hydrolase: MIRNSISHYLKRNGFDAFSPRAVLFDMDGVLFDSMPLHANSWAKVCTEFGLSMTPTEAYMHEGRTGESTINILSMRARGRKATQEEIEAIYAEKCRLFNSQPEAPKMPGAEQTLEHVRDCGMNILVVTGSGQQSLLERLNTNYPGFFASERVVSSKDVKHGKPNPEPYLKGLEKAQVEPWEAIVIENAPLGVKAAVDANIFTIAVNTGPLPDSVLLEQGADMVLASMEELAHNIKHIINTQR, translated from the coding sequence ATAATCAGGAACAGCATATCACATTATCTGAAAAGAAACGGCTTTGACGCGTTCTCGCCCAGAGCCGTGCTTTTCGATATGGATGGCGTTCTTTTCGACTCCATGCCCCTTCATGCCAATTCGTGGGCAAAGGTTTGTACCGAATTTGGGTTGTCAATGACTCCGACTGAGGCCTATATGCACGAGGGACGCACAGGCGAATCGACCATCAACATCCTCTCTATGCGCGCCCGAGGACGCAAGGCTACGCAGGAAGAGATTGAGGCCATCTATGCAGAGAAATGTCGCCTGTTCAACTCACAGCCCGAAGCGCCGAAAATGCCTGGTGCAGAGCAGACGCTTGAGCATGTAAGGGACTGCGGCATGAACATCCTGGTCGTAACAGGCAGCGGTCAGCAGTCGTTGCTTGAAAGATTGAACACCAACTATCCCGGTTTCTTTGCCTCAGAGCGTGTAGTTTCGAGCAAGGACGTTAAGCATGGCAAGCCCAATCCCGAACCCTATCTCAAAGGCCTGGAAAAGGCGCAAGTGGAGCCTTGGGAGGCTATAGTTATAGAGAACGCACCACTCGGCGTGAAAGCAGCAGTGGATGCCAACATCTTTACCATTGCAGTAAATACCGGTCCATTGCCCGACAGTGTGCTTCTCGAACAAGGTGCCGACATGGTTCTCGCCAGCATGGAAGAATTGGCGCATAATATCAAACATATCATAAATACACAGCGTTGA
- a CDS encoding restriction endonuclease subunit S encodes MFGNPVSNNKGWNTLPIKDVAPESPSIEKQTGKVWILNLDMIESNTGKVVEKVFENDSNLLSVAPFDEGNVLYSKLRPYLNKVVIPDGKGYATTELVPLRPNQELLNLTFFSHLLRGDDFVTYANSISTGTKMPRMPLNDLRKFQCILPPIEKQNEFEEIAHQADKS; translated from the coding sequence ATGTTTGGGAATCCTGTTTCCAACAATAAAGGATGGAATACCTTACCTATCAAGGATGTTGCTCCAGAATCTCCAAGCATAGAAAAGCAAACAGGGAAAGTGTGGATTCTGAATCTTGACATGATTGAGAGTAATACAGGCAAGGTCGTTGAAAAAGTCTTTGAAAACGACTCGAACTTGTTGTCTGTAGCCCCATTTGATGAAGGGAATGTACTATACTCAAAATTGAGGCCCTACCTCAATAAAGTAGTCATTCCAGACGGGAAAGGATATGCTACAACAGAACTCGTTCCACTCCGTCCGAATCAGGAATTGCTTAATCTCACATTCTTTAGTCATTTGCTTAGAGGAGATGATTTCGTTACTTACGCTAACAGTATATCGACTGGAACCAAAATGCCAAGAATGCCCTTGAACGATTTAAGAAAGTTCCAATGCATTCTTCCTCCTATAGAGAAACAAAATGAATTTGAAGAGATTGCTCATCAGGCCGATAAATCATAA
- a CDS encoding ATP-binding protein translates to MRKSFIDRHLSTSISEALRYLPVVTLTGPRQSGKTTLCREKFPELPYANLEDATVMDEVNADPKAFLNKYPQGAIIDEAQNYPQLFSYLQVLVDEDRFQGRNDRRFIVTGSNNFTLMEKMSQSMAGRTAVMTLLPLSTQEILNYVPQASASQLILNGGFPAIWTADERGRSLQLSNYYTTYIERDVRRLINVVNQRAFQTFIRLCAGRIGQEFNASSISNETGVSVPTIKNWLSILNASYVIHLLQPYHANISKRLTKTPKLYFYDTGLAAFLLGINTIEQLDTHPLRGNLFENMVVNDFIKHGTNAGREEFLSFYRDKSQHEVDIIRTLTDKVEAYEIKSSQTFHTDFFNNLNYIRPLLTEKLVKTAVVYDGNQENAQAENAFLNFRHIFD, encoded by the coding sequence ATGCGCAAGTCTTTTATAGACAGACATTTATCAACTTCCATTTCCGAGGCTCTTCGCTATTTGCCTGTTGTTACACTGACCGGTCCGCGCCAGTCCGGCAAGACAACTCTGTGCCGTGAGAAGTTCCCGGAATTGCCCTATGCCAACCTGGAGGATGCAACTGTGATGGACGAAGTAAATGCCGACCCTAAGGCGTTTTTGAACAAATACCCACAAGGTGCTATTATTGATGAAGCACAAAACTATCCTCAGTTGTTCTCCTATTTGCAGGTACTTGTGGACGAAGACCGTTTTCAAGGACGAAACGACCGCCGATTCATAGTTACAGGCAGTAACAATTTTACGTTAATGGAGAAGATGTCGCAATCCATGGCGGGACGCACGGCAGTAATGACACTTCTGCCGCTTTCAACACAGGAAATCCTGAACTATGTACCACAAGCGAGCGCTTCACAACTGATACTAAACGGAGGTTTTCCTGCTATTTGGACTGCCGATGAAAGGGGTCGTTCTTTGCAACTGTCTAATTATTACACCACCTATATTGAGCGTGATGTCAGGCGACTGATAAATGTGGTAAACCAACGTGCGTTCCAGACATTCATTCGTTTGTGTGCCGGACGTATAGGACAAGAATTCAATGCGTCTTCCATCTCCAATGAAACAGGGGTGAGTGTACCCACAATAAAAAACTGGTTGAGCATTCTCAATGCGTCATACGTGATTCATCTCTTGCAGCCTTATCATGCCAACATCAGCAAGCGGCTCACAAAGACACCAAAATTATACTTTTACGACACAGGGCTTGCTGCCTTTCTGCTTGGCATCAACACCATCGAACAACTTGATACGCACCCTTTGCGTGGCAACCTTTTCGAAAACATGGTGGTCAACGACTTTATAAAGCACGGCACCAATGCAGGGCGTGAAGAATTCCTGTCGTTCTACAGGGACAAGAGCCAACACGAAGTAGATATCATCCGTACGCTCACAGACAAGGTGGAAGCCTACGAAATAAAATCCTCGCAAACTTTCCATACCGACTTCTTCAACAATCTCAACTATATCCGCCCACTCTTGACAGAAAAACTTGTCAAAACGGCGGTTGTTTACGATGGCAATCAAGAGAACGCACAGGCAGAAAATGCTTTCCTTAATTTCAGGCATATATTTGATTAA